TTTTCCTCAAAAGATACATTAAGGGGTATTTTCGTTGAAACCCATTATGTTTATGGCACAAACATGTCTTCCTTCGCCCATTTCGGTGCGACCGCCCGAGCCATTGCCGCATGGACGGAGTAGCTTAACGGGTCGCTGCCTTGAGGCACTTCTTTTGGAATCGAGCCGAGAACCTTTTGTGTCTTGAACACTGTACCCGGTGCCAAGTCAAAAAAGGGAAACTGAGGCTCCGTACAACCAATGCAAGGCATCCCAGCCCGGGTTTTGGACGATTGACGGTTCCAGAGAATCCTGTTACAGGGCGAATGGGTCATCGGGCCTCGGCAACCTTGTTCGTAGAAGAGGCAACCTTTCCGTGTACCTTGTCCAAATTCCTCAACCGGTTCTTTCCACTCAAAATATTGCACACGCGTACAACCGGTTTGGGTAAACGTCTTGAAGAATGTTTGCGGCCGTTGCAATTCATCTAACAGTACGTCTTCTGCGCGGCCAGTGGCAACAGCGACGAGAATCTGTGTGACCCAGTCGGGATGAGCCGGACAACCGGGAATATTAATCACGGGCAATCCCGCTTTGGAACGGAAATCGGATCCGAGAAACCCGCCCCGTTCCCCCTTCAAGTATTGCAGGCCAATGGATTCAGTGGGATTTGGCTTCGTCGCCGGTATCCCGCCCCAACATGCACAGTCACCAACAGCCACGACGTACTGGGCTTTGTGGGCAAAGTTCCATATCCACTCTTTTTTCGGGCGATCCATGAGCATATCGTAATGCCCTGTTCCGTTCGGCCCCTGAATGACCGTCCCTTCAACCACCAAGATATCCAAGGGGATTTCATCACTAAGGATTTGATCGAATAAATGGCGCACTTGGTCGCCAAATTCCATAGCCAAAGAATGATGATAAAGGATGTTGATACCAAAATCACTGACTAAATCAACCACGGTCGGCTCCTCAGCATTTAAAAACG
The genomic region above belongs to Caldalkalibacillus uzonensis and contains:
- a CDS encoding hydrogenase small subunit → MWFSKLAHLEVEKVANLLWIHGGACNGNTQSFLNAEEPTVVDLVSDFGINILYHHSLAMEFGDQVRHLFDQILSDEIPLDILVVEGTVIQGPNGTGHYDMLMDRPKKEWIWNFAHKAQYVVAVGDCACWGGIPATKPNPTESIGLQYLKGERGGFLGSDFRSKAGLPVINIPGCPAHPDWVTQILVAVATGRAEDVLLDELQRPQTFFKTFTQTGCTRVQYFEWKEPVEEFGQGTRKGCLFYEQGCRGPMTHSPCNRILWNRQSSKTRAGMPCIGCTEPQFPFFDLAPGTVFKTQKVLGSIPKEVPQGSDPLSYSVHAAMARAVAPKWAKEDMFVP